A single region of the Archangium lipolyticum genome encodes:
- a CDS encoding class I SAM-dependent DNA methyltransferase, giving the protein MQTTNDIVQKLWNLCSLLREDGVTYHQYVTELTYLLFLKMLKETGREDVLPKGQRWDDLAGKSGMEQLDFYKRLLLNLSALGSPRVRDIYTDASTTLRQPKTLTELVRHIDGLQWYSETREHMGDLYEGLLEKNATEVKSGAGQYFTPRPLVESMVALVKPQPGERVQDPAAGTGGFLIAADRYVKDQTDDLFTLPEKQQRFQKHEAFYGMELVPDTRKLALMNLMLHDIEGDLRLGDTLSPQGAALPPADVILTNPPFGTKKGGGRPTRDDFTFPTSNKQLAFLEHIYRGLKPGGRAAVVVPDNVLFEDNVGAAIRADLMDKCDLHTVLRLPTGIFYAQGVKTNVLFFTRGQTDKGNTKAVWFYDLRANMPSFGKRTPLTRKHFREFEEAFGENPHGKSKRKDQGEEGRLRKYTRDYIRDRGDNLDISWLRDESQGSANDLPQPEVIAVELREQLQVALAEIDALSALLGREDVGT; this is encoded by the coding sequence ATGCAGACGACGAACGACATCGTCCAGAAGCTGTGGAACCTGTGCTCGCTGTTGCGCGAGGACGGCGTCACCTACCACCAGTACGTCACCGAGCTGACCTACCTGCTCTTCCTCAAGATGCTGAAGGAGACGGGGCGCGAGGACGTGCTGCCCAAGGGCCAGCGCTGGGATGACCTCGCCGGGAAGAGCGGCATGGAGCAGCTCGACTTCTACAAGCGCCTGCTGCTCAACCTGAGTGCCCTGGGCTCGCCGCGCGTGCGCGACATCTACACGGATGCCTCCACCACGCTGCGCCAGCCCAAGACGCTCACCGAGCTGGTCAGGCACATCGACGGGTTGCAGTGGTACAGCGAGACCCGCGAGCACATGGGCGACCTCTACGAGGGCCTGCTGGAGAAGAACGCCACCGAGGTGAAGAGCGGCGCGGGCCAGTACTTCACCCCCCGGCCCCTGGTGGAGTCCATGGTGGCGCTGGTGAAACCCCAGCCCGGCGAGCGCGTGCAGGACCCGGCGGCGGGTACCGGCGGCTTCCTCATCGCCGCGGACCGGTACGTGAAGGACCAGACGGACGACCTCTTCACCCTCCCAGAGAAGCAGCAGCGCTTTCAGAAGCACGAGGCCTTCTACGGCATGGAGTTGGTGCCGGACACGCGCAAGCTGGCGCTGATGAATTTGATGCTCCACGACATCGAGGGTGACCTGCGACTGGGCGACACGCTCTCCCCACAAGGAGCGGCGCTGCCTCCGGCGGACGTCATCCTCACCAACCCGCCGTTCGGGACGAAAAAGGGCGGCGGACGGCCCACGCGCGACGACTTCACCTTTCCCACCTCGAACAAGCAGCTGGCGTTTCTGGAGCACATTTATCGGGGACTGAAACCGGGCGGTCGGGCGGCGGTGGTGGTGCCGGACAACGTCCTTTTCGAGGACAACGTGGGCGCGGCCATCCGGGCGGACCTGATGGACAAGTGCGACCTGCACACTGTGCTGCGGCTACCCACGGGTATCTTCTACGCGCAAGGAGTGAAGACGAACGTGCTGTTCTTCACGCGCGGGCAGACGGACAAGGGGAACACGAAGGCGGTGTGGTTCTACGACCTGCGCGCCAACATGCCATCGTTCGGCAAGCGCACGCCGCTGACCCGCAAGCACTTCCGGGAGTTCGAGGAGGCATTCGGCGAGAACCCCCATGGGAAGAGCAAGCGAAAAGATCAGGGAGAGGAGGGACGGCTCCGGAAATACACTCGCGATTATATTCGGGATCGCGGCGACAATCTGGATATTTCCTGGCTACGCGATGAGAGCCAGGGGAGCGCGAATGACCTGCCCCAGCCGGAGGTGATTGCAGTGGAACTTCGGGAACAGTTGCAGGTGGCCCTTGCGGAGATTGATGCACTCAGTGCACTGCTGGGACGTGAGGATGTCGGAACATGA
- a CDS encoding restriction endonuclease subunit S, producing the protein MKSSYIPPGWSEAPISDLCHLINGRAFKPTEWAKSGLPIVRIQNLNEPDSSFNYCDKEVEEKFIIDAGELLFAWSGTPGTSFGAHIWKGPRAVLNQHIFRVHIEERHLNKEFFRLALNQRLNTFIEKAHGGVGLGHITKGKFEDTTLYIPPLNEQRRIVAKLESLLARSHRAKEALDAIPTLLERFRQSVLAAAFRGDLTADWRAKHPDIEPASKLLERIRAERRRNWEEAELKKMQSKGKAPRDDAWKDKYEEPSTPDTRLLPEIPQGWSWVRLPELGEVARGKSKHRPRNDPRLFDGPYPFIQTGDVAQSNGRIDSASQSYSELGLAQSRLFPKGTVCITIAANIADTAVLGIDACFPDSVVGVITESRLVSPEYLELFIRTIKSDLADFAPATAQKNINLEVLSEVAIPIPPPEERVEIEGLLNSALGHINALERTHTYAVRMMSSLESSMLSKAFRGELVPQDPNDEPASVLLERIRAEREATASSVPKRSRGRRPAA; encoded by the coding sequence ATGAAAAGCAGTTACATCCCGCCCGGCTGGAGCGAAGCCCCTATCAGCGACCTTTGTCATCTCATCAATGGGCGAGCATTCAAACCCACCGAATGGGCAAAATCAGGGTTACCCATCGTCCGTATCCAAAACCTCAATGAGCCAGACAGCTCATTCAACTATTGCGACAAAGAGGTCGAAGAAAAATTCATCATTGATGCTGGCGAGCTTTTGTTTGCTTGGTCCGGCACACCGGGCACCTCATTCGGAGCACACATCTGGAAGGGACCGAGGGCTGTACTCAATCAGCACATTTTCCGGGTCCACATAGAGGAGCGCCATCTCAACAAAGAGTTCTTCCGCCTTGCTCTCAATCAGCGTCTCAACACCTTCATTGAAAAAGCCCATGGCGGGGTCGGGTTGGGGCACATCACCAAGGGCAAGTTCGAAGACACGACTCTCTATATTCCACCTCTTAACGAGCAGCGCCGCATCGTCGCCAAGCTTGAATCTCTGCTGGCCCGAAGCCACCGCGCCAAAGAAGCTCTGGACGCCATCCCGACTCTGCTAGAACGATTCCGGCAGTCGGTGCTCGCAGCAGCTTTCCGTGGCGACCTCACTGCGGACTGGCGCGCGAAACATCCTGACATCGAGCCCGCGTCCAAATTGCTGGAGCGCATCCGCGCCGAGCGCCGCCGCAATTGGGAAGAAGCAGAGTTGAAGAAGATGCAGTCAAAGGGGAAAGCCCCAAGAGATGATGCATGGAAAGACAAGTACGAGGAACCAAGCACACCAGACACCCGCCTACTGCCCGAGATACCTCAAGGATGGTCATGGGTAAGGCTGCCTGAGCTTGGAGAGGTGGCTCGTGGGAAATCCAAGCACCGGCCCAGAAACGACCCACGGCTATTCGATGGCCCATATCCATTCATCCAAACGGGAGATGTTGCCCAATCGAACGGTCGTATCGACTCGGCATCACAAAGCTACAGCGAACTTGGCTTAGCTCAAAGCCGTCTATTCCCCAAGGGAACTGTGTGCATCACCATCGCAGCCAACATTGCTGACACAGCAGTGCTTGGCATTGACGCCTGTTTTCCGGATAGCGTCGTTGGCGTCATTACTGAAAGCAGGCTCGTGTCCCCAGAATATCTTGAGCTTTTCATTCGAACCATCAAGTCGGACCTCGCCGATTTTGCACCGGCAACGGCACAAAAGAACATCAATCTGGAGGTTCTATCCGAAGTAGCCATTCCAATTCCTCCACCAGAAGAAAGAGTCGAGATAGAAGGGCTCCTAAACTCCGCACTAGGGCACATCAACGCACTCGAAAGGACTCACACATACGCAGTGCGCATGATGTCATCACTGGAAAGCTCTATGCTCAGTAAGGCGTTTCGCGGCGAACTCGTCCCGCAGGACCCGAACGACGAGCCCGCCTCGGTTCTCTTGGAGCGCATTCGCGCCGAGCGCGAAGCCACCGCCAGCTCCGTGCCCAAGCGGTCCCGGGGCCGCCGTCCCGCCGCGTAA
- a CDS encoding DUF3396 domain-containing protein — translation MVRIPQIRLHAEHGALVVREGFSICFYIRRSHREIAPAVMHSLDTYLHAVGPRALGWYVDPEGDWQELDATGWTHVRDKLHKSSPILKLRDTPSGAGQYELNYHGKSLDAPLFVDNPDAVCALSFWLPSEYLEEHGPAHVRELALELAAPLPINSGHAGPAFNFLFMPPEFRSLCFRYPGMDVCSPMDVSWSIGTRVRGPHWLTFLGQPVLGEVGGSAGLRTRLSSPGITVQEMDGERAVVTLGESPEAGDTEQGRDLPLHRELARVLEPWLYQQRIPWSGFTQEDMRRWERRFLD, via the coding sequence ATGGTTCGCATCCCCCAGATAAGGCTCCACGCGGAGCATGGCGCGCTCGTGGTGCGCGAGGGCTTCAGCATCTGCTTCTACATACGCCGCTCCCACAGGGAGATTGCCCCGGCGGTCATGCACTCACTGGATACGTACCTGCACGCGGTGGGTCCGCGGGCGCTCGGCTGGTACGTGGACCCAGAGGGAGACTGGCAGGAGCTCGATGCCACGGGTTGGACACACGTCCGCGACAAGCTTCACAAGAGCAGCCCCATCCTCAAGTTGAGGGATACTCCGAGCGGCGCTGGCCAGTACGAGCTCAATTACCACGGCAAGTCACTCGACGCGCCCTTGTTCGTCGACAACCCGGATGCGGTGTGTGCTCTCTCCTTCTGGCTGCCTTCCGAGTACCTGGAAGAGCACGGACCCGCGCACGTTCGTGAGCTGGCGCTGGAGCTGGCCGCACCACTGCCCATCAACTCCGGGCACGCGGGCCCCGCCTTCAACTTCCTGTTCATGCCCCCGGAGTTCCGTTCGTTGTGCTTCCGCTACCCGGGAATGGACGTCTGCTCGCCGATGGATGTGTCCTGGAGCATCGGCACGCGCGTACGAGGACCCCATTGGCTGACCTTCCTGGGTCAGCCGGTGCTCGGTGAGGTGGGGGGCTCGGCTGGCCTGCGCACCCGCCTTTCCTCTCCGGGCATCACCGTCCAGGAGATGGATGGCGAGCGAGCCGTCGTCACCCTGGGGGAATCGCCCGAGGCGGGTGACACCGAACAGGGCCGGGACCTGCCCCTCCACCGTGAACTGGCACGCGTCCTGGAGCCCTGGCTCTACCAGCAACGAATCCCCTGGAGTGGCTTCACCCAGGAGGACATGCGCAGGTGGGAGCGCCGCTTTCTCGACTGA
- a CDS encoding DUF3396 domain-containing protein: MARIPRIRLYAKNDVLLAREALSICFYMRRSHREIAQAVLCSLEVYLRAVGPQALCWYGDDQGDWQELDTAGWAHTRHELRESPGLIVELADTPSGAGQYAFEYYGKPLDSPLFSNDPGAVCAVSFWLPPEYLEKHGPAHVRELALELAAPLPFNSGHASLAINALTQLVGVSAELRHGCFRHPGMDMPGLGDLSMNLGTRVKGAYWLTFLGQPVLGEVGGSAGLRTRLSSPGITVQEMDGERAVVTLGESPEAGDTEQGRDLPLHRELARVLEPWLYQQRIPWSGFTQEDMRRWERRFLD, encoded by the coding sequence ATGGCTCGCATCCCTCGAATAAGGCTCTACGCCAAGAATGATGTGCTCCTGGCTCGTGAGGCCCTGAGCATCTGCTTCTACATGCGCCGCTCTCATCGTGAGATCGCACAGGCAGTGCTGTGCTCATTGGAGGTGTACCTACGAGCGGTGGGTCCACAAGCGCTCTGCTGGTATGGAGACGACCAGGGCGATTGGCAGGAGTTGGATACCGCGGGCTGGGCCCACACCCGGCACGAGCTGCGCGAGAGCCCCGGTCTCATCGTCGAGTTGGCGGATACACCGAGTGGTGCGGGCCAATACGCCTTCGAGTATTACGGCAAGCCGCTCGACTCTCCCTTGTTCAGCAACGACCCGGGCGCGGTGTGCGCGGTCTCGTTCTGGTTGCCTCCCGAGTACCTGGAGAAGCACGGTCCCGCGCACGTTCGTGAGCTGGCGTTGGAGCTGGCCGCGCCGCTGCCCTTCAACTCCGGCCATGCCAGCCTCGCCATCAATGCCCTGACGCAACTCGTGGGAGTGTCAGCGGAGCTCCGGCACGGGTGCTTCCGCCACCCGGGAATGGACATGCCCGGTCTCGGAGACCTCTCGATGAACCTCGGCACGCGAGTGAAGGGAGCCTACTGGCTGACCTTCCTGGGTCAGCCGGTGCTCGGTGAGGTGGGGGGCTCGGCTGGCCTGCGCACCCGCCTTTCCTCTCCGGGCATCACCGTCCAGGAGATGGATGGCGAGCGAGCCGTCGTCACCCTGGGGGAATCGCCCGAGGCGGGTGACACCGAACAGGGCCGGGACCTGCCCCTCCACCGTGAACTGGCACGCGTCCTGGAGCCCTGGCTCTACCAGCAACGAATCCCCTGGAGTGGCTTCACCCAGGAGGACATGCGCAGGTGGGAGCGCCGCTTTCTCGACTGA
- a CDS encoding Uma2 family endonuclease, with product MTSRRPPGNESTERNAPSVEAAFQAVPPEMVAEILDGELHVSPRPARPHANVASNLGGILLAPFKFGTRGPGGWVIINEPELHLGPRPDKLVPDLAGWRRERLPRAVGGDDAPAHYDLAPDWVCEVLSERTRSRDKGQKMRIYAREGVRHVWHVDPLARTLDIFRLMEGQWLLVHSFAGEETVRAEPFDAIDLELALVWSE from the coding sequence ATGACCTCCCGTCGCCCTCCCGGCAATGAGTCCACCGAGCGAAACGCCCCATCCGTCGAGGCGGCCTTCCAGGCGGTTCCGCCTGAGATGGTGGCGGAGATCCTCGACGGGGAGCTGCACGTCAGTCCCCGCCCGGCCCGCCCCCATGCCAACGTGGCGTCGAACCTGGGCGGCATTCTCCTGGCGCCCTTCAAGTTCGGCACGAGAGGTCCGGGAGGCTGGGTCATCATCAATGAGCCGGAGCTCCACCTCGGTCCCCGCCCGGACAAGCTCGTGCCGGATCTCGCCGGGTGGAGGCGCGAGCGTCTGCCTCGCGCTGTTGGAGGGGACGATGCTCCGGCGCATTACGACCTCGCCCCGGACTGGGTCTGCGAGGTCCTCTCCGAACGTACGCGAAGCAGGGACAAGGGACAGAAGATGCGCATCTACGCCCGCGAAGGCGTCCGGCACGTGTGGCACGTGGACCCGCTCGCGCGCACGCTCGACATCTTCCGGCTCATGGAAGGCCAGTGGCTCCTCGTCCATTCCTTCGCCGGAGAGGAGACGGTCCGCGCCGAGCCCTTCGACGCCATCGACCTCGAGCTGGCCCTCGTCTGGTCCGAATAG